Part of the Salvelinus sp. IW2-2015 unplaced genomic scaffold, ASM291031v2 Un_scaffold4059, whole genome shotgun sequence genome is shown below.
TagtaacaaaaataaaattgcATTAGACATACAAAGCATAATGTGGAACCAAACATGTTCATATTTACACATATATCTCAATGTGCAGCGAGCAAATATGCTCTGTCAGATTTCAAGGCACTCAAGATCTATCCGTCTGTTGGTTTGTCTGTCAGTCCATGGGTGTGTCTGGGGGATAGGTTGATTCAGACAAATGGATGTTAATCTACACTATAAGACTAATGGTACAAAGCATAAAATAATTggcaaaaataattacataaCTAAAAAGGGGAGGGGTCCAGTTAGCAGTGAGGTTAGTACTAATGTTCCATGTATGGACATTGGCAAATACATTATATTCTTTGTCTTATTCAGCACACTATAGTAGGGCTGTAAGTCAAACGGGGTAATGATCGTTGACAGTTTCCGAAATTGGATTCTGTTTGCGGCACTCTAGTCAATTCATTCTTCTATTTGGTTTTGAGAGTTTTGGCATTGTTTTATTATGAGCCTAATTgagaaataaatcaaatgtaagcAAGAATAGTTCAGGACTATGATTCTGAAATAATGAGATACTGTCGGTCTATACTCTGACTCCCCTATACCTTCAACAAATATAATGAGGGCTATAAAAGTTTCATTAACTTTGAAAATGTTGTCCCACGTTATATTGAAAACTAAACATGGACTTGGTAATATGTGGGCAGGACAGGTAAGTTATAGCTATGTGGGCAGGACAGGTAAGTTATAGCTATGTGGGCAGGACAGGTAAGTTATAGCTATGTGGGCAGGAAACAGGTAAGTTATAACTATGTGGCAGGACAGGTAAGTTTATAGCTATGTGGGCAGGACAGGTAAGTTATAGCTATGTGGGCAGGACAGGTAAGTTATAGCTATGTGGGCAGGACAGGTAAGTTATAGCTATGTGGGCAGTAAACAGGTAAGTTATAACTATGTGGGCAGGACCAGGTAAGTTATAGCTATGTGGGCAGTACAGGTAAGTTATAGCTATGTGGGCAGGACAGGTAAGTTATAGCTATGTGGGCAGGACAGGTAAGTTATACTATGTGGGCAGGACCAGGTAAGTTATAGCTATGTGGGCAGTACAGGTAAGTTATAGCTATGTGGGCAGGACAGGTAAGTTATAGCTATGTGGCAGGACAGGTAAGTTATAGCTATGTGGGCAGGACAGGTAAGTTATAACTATGGCAGGACAGGTAGTTATAAACTATGTGGGCAGGACAGGTAAGTTATAGCTATGTGGGCAGGACAGGTAAGTATAGCTATGTGGGCAGGACAGGTAAGTTATAGCTATGTGGGCAGGACAGGTAAGTTATAGCTATGGTGGGCAGGACAGGTAAGTTATAGCTATGTGGGCAGGACAGGTAAGTTAATAGACTATGTGGGCAGGACAGGTAAGTTATAGCTATGTGGGCAGGACAGGTAAGTTATAGCTATGTGGCAGGACAGGTAAGTTATAGCTATGTGGGCAGGACAGGTAAGTTTAATAGCTATGTGGGCAGGACAGGTAAGTTATAGCTATGTGGGCAGGACAGGTAAGTTATAGCTATGTGGGCAGGACAGGTAAGTTATACTATGTGGGCAGGACAGGTAAGTTATAGCTATGTGGGCAGGACAGGTAAGTTATAGCTATGTGGGCAGACAGGTAAGTTATAGCTATGTGGGCAGTACAGGTAAGTTATGCTATTGTGGGCAGGACAGGTAAGTTTATAGCTATGTGGGGCAGGACACGGTAAGTTATAGCTATGTGGGCAGGACAGGTAAGTTATAGCTATGTGGGCAGTACAGGTAAGTTATAGCTATGTGGGCAGGACCAGGTAAGTTATAGCTATGTGGGCAGACAGGTAAGTTATAGCTATGTGGGCAGGACAGGTAAGTTATAGCTATGTGGGCAGGACAGGTAAGTTATAGCTATGTGGGCAGGACAGGTAAGTTATTACAATGTAAATCCATATGTTTAGACACTTCAGTGGGAACCAAAAGAGATACATGAATCAAAATTCAAGCCAGAAAATATGTGGATAACAACTCTCCCCTTTTGTATCCCACACTCATATCCATACCTAATTGTACAAAAAACGATCAGATCGTAAGATATTGAGCCTGTCCCTTGGGTTTGGGCTAGTCTTCTGCTTCTAGTTTGCGGTCTTCTTTCGCAGGACAAAGTAGATTATACTGGAGATGAAGGTGAACGCAAAGGAGATCCAGGCCAGAATGAAGGAGTGGCCATACCAACCATCCGATTCATTATTGTGAAAGATGTCTGTGTAGATGGAGGCAGCGATCATGATGCACaggcctggagggagggagggacaaaggTCAAGCAAAGACAGAACTAGTTGTTTAACAGGTTGAAGATTGAAAGTGTTTAGGGCAATACTTACAGGCTAGGAGCTGGAAGATGCCAGAGAAGGTGAATCTCTGTCCCTTGGACAGAGTGAAGAGTtgtcccacaaacacaaacaggccAAGGGAAGAGAATATGCAGGCCAGAATGGAGCTAGCCTGTACTGCCTGGAGGTATTctgtagagggagacagagacagacactgagTAAGGACTATTTACAGAACAGACACACCCAGAAATTAACACCATGTTAACAAAATAGTGTTGTGTCACACTCTGGAATGCAGAGGTGAAAGGGGCAGTTCTGTTTTTTAGAGACACAATGAAAGTATTTTAATCTGGAAAATTGTGTGCTAAGGAATATTTATGAGAGGATTTAAGACGAGTTCATTTCATAGGTTGTAAAAGGGTTTCTCAGCAATCAAATAAAACACTTTATGAGAGATACAACAttgctacatacatacatacttttGACCACACATTCACTAAAGGTCTACACACAGACTCAATGTATTTGTAATGCACTTTTAAGCAAATCTGAACCTCCCCACCAGCCCCAACCCTGTCTCCGATCCTGCCACACCCTCTGTTCAGTTTCCTCTATGAGAAAATGGCATTGTTCTCCCTCGTTGGGCAATAGAGTGCTTACTGATCAATCATGCTTCACacga
Proteins encoded:
- the LOC112076811 gene encoding epithelial membrane protein 2-like gives rise to the protein MLVLLAGIFLLHLTSIILLLVATIDNAWWMTKTVSTDVWARWILTNGTWSSNDLPGHYHQEYLQAVQASSILACIFSSLGLFVFVGQLFTLSKGQRFTFSGIFQLLACLCIMIAASIYTDIFHNNESDGWYGHSFILAWISFAFTFISSIIYFVLRKKTAN